ATGAACTTAAATGCGATAAAATATTATTCATTCCAAGTAAAATACCTCCGCATAAAAGCATAAGCGGCAAAGTTTCTGATGATGACAGAATTAATATGTTAAAATTGTCTATAGAAGATAATGACAACTTTATATTAGATGATTATGAGATAAAAAATGATTGTGTGTCTTATACGATAAAAACTTTAGAATATATTTATAATAATTACAAGTTTGAAGATA
This genomic interval from Brachyspira sp. SAP_772 contains the following:
- a CDS encoding nicotinate-nicotinamide nucleotide adenylyltransferase, whose product is MKIAILGGSFDPPHLGHLILADTIQHELKCDKILFIPSKIPPHKSISGKVSDDDRINMLKLSIEDNDNFILDDYEIKNDCVSYTIKTLEYIYNNYKFED